The following are from one region of the Rosistilla carotiformis genome:
- a CDS encoding TadE/TadG family type IV pilus assembly protein: protein MNRKLNRCAVSRRRGAYTLEVAITMLIFLGALLAMLEFALVSLRYNALGESARRIARVVIVRGEQATPEQSVLGPTAYVGTADDSSDIAAAARELLVTMPPEDVDIRVEWLDADTREGDRVSIQLSYLHNPILPGLLGSAKTLSATTVTRIVH, encoded by the coding sequence ATGAACCGTAAATTGAATCGTTGTGCTGTCTCCCGTCGTCGCGGCGCCTACACCTTGGAAGTCGCGATCACGATGTTGATCTTCCTGGGGGCGCTGCTTGCGATGTTGGAGTTTGCACTGGTCTCGCTGCGTTACAACGCGTTGGGAGAATCGGCGCGGCGGATCGCAAGAGTTGTGATCGTTCGCGGCGAACAGGCGACTCCCGAACAGAGCGTTCTGGGGCCGACAGCCTATGTTGGCACCGCGGATGACAGCTCCGATATCGCCGCTGCGGCGCGAGAGCTGTTGGTGACGATGCCGCCCGAAGATGTGGACATTCGAGTCGAGTGGCTCGATGCGGACACGCGCGAAGGGGACCGCGTGTCGATTCAACTCTCCTACCTCCACAACCCCATCCTGCCGGGATTGCTGGGATCTGCCAAGACGCTTTCTGCGACAACTGTAACGAGGATCGTCCATTGA
- a CDS encoding pilus assembly protein TadG-related protein — MNTHANPPSSLQSRRIKPTTRTGKVFVFLCVALPGVFAVLALVFDAGLMMTVSRDYQNTTDAAAYAAATWGMMGGDEGSINAISTEYVQSHNALPDANVTTNSPPSSGPYQGVAGFSEVIVQGESPSYFLQRFAAGGQQTITTRAVAGTKTSTSPAAIMLLDVDPAPISVASILTLPLYPSLLGGLEVLGLGTLTVDGAILSNNTWGGVDEYGEQAGETHGPPYSIACTPVLPLTCVRASDIRTAGGVDRLLYYDPLPGVDTLNLRANRMPMPDPMGNLAPPSTASDPDNVEVDDHGGVLVTLNILKPLGTVLKPGVYDWIDVTAGIARFEPGVYIIRGKHPITGIALSITGGIVYADGVMFYVTSNSSYNPASGLPDAAEDRETAPPNTVGAQLPSVLISPLPGSRLSGLNDPSSPYHGMLLYQRPRDRRPITILSLQALGITQFSGTVYSRWGHAILAGSGTFNSSFAVGTMRVVTLGNISLSPSAYFPAASDVYLVE, encoded by the coding sequence TTGAACACGCACGCCAATCCACCGTCGTCTCTCCAATCGCGCCGGATCAAACCTACGACGCGAACTGGGAAGGTCTTCGTCTTTTTGTGCGTTGCCCTGCCGGGTGTCTTTGCGGTTTTGGCTCTCGTGTTTGATGCCGGTTTGATGATGACGGTATCGCGCGACTACCAGAACACAACCGACGCGGCAGCTTATGCCGCGGCGACATGGGGGATGATGGGAGGGGACGAGGGTTCGATCAACGCGATCAGTACGGAATACGTTCAATCGCACAACGCGTTGCCCGACGCCAACGTGACCACCAACAGCCCGCCCAGCTCGGGGCCCTACCAGGGAGTTGCAGGATTCTCCGAAGTGATCGTCCAGGGGGAAAGCCCCAGCTATTTTCTGCAGCGTTTTGCGGCAGGCGGACAGCAAACGATTACGACCCGAGCTGTGGCGGGAACGAAAACGTCGACATCGCCCGCGGCGATCATGCTGTTGGATGTCGATCCCGCCCCGATCTCCGTCGCCTCGATTTTGACTCTGCCGCTCTATCCAAGTCTGCTCGGCGGTTTGGAAGTCTTGGGGCTCGGCACGTTGACTGTCGACGGTGCGATCTTGAGTAACAACACATGGGGCGGTGTCGACGAATATGGCGAACAGGCGGGCGAAACCCATGGGCCACCCTATTCGATCGCCTGTACCCCGGTTCTGCCCCTGACGTGTGTTCGGGCAAGCGACATTCGCACCGCCGGCGGCGTCGACCGCCTTCTGTATTATGATCCTCTGCCCGGCGTCGATACGCTCAACTTAAGAGCCAACCGGATGCCGATGCCCGATCCGATGGGGAACCTGGCACCGCCATCGACAGCATCGGATCCGGACAACGTCGAAGTGGACGATCACGGCGGCGTGCTGGTCACACTCAATATCCTCAAGCCGCTGGGAACGGTGCTCAAGCCGGGCGTCTACGACTGGATCGACGTCACCGCCGGGATCGCTCGTTTTGAACCGGGGGTCTACATCATCCGGGGCAAGCACCCGATCACGGGGATCGCGCTCAGCATCACCGGAGGCATCGTGTATGCCGATGGCGTGATGTTTTATGTGACCAGCAACAGCAGCTACAATCCGGCGTCCGGTCTTCCCGACGCCGCGGAGGATCGCGAGACGGCGCCGCCCAATACGGTTGGCGCTCAATTGCCCAGCGTGCTGATCTCGCCCTTGCCCGGCAGCCGGCTGTCGGGATTGAACGATCCGAGCAGTCCCTACCACGGAATGCTGCTGTATCAACGGCCGCGCGATCGTCGGCCGATCACGATCCTCAGCTTGCAGGCCCTTGGCATCACCCAGTTCTCTGGAACGGTCTACTCGCGTTGGGGGCACGCGATCCTGGCGGGCAGCGGAACCTTCAACTCCTCTTTTGCCGTCGGGACGATGCGCGTTGTCACTCTTGGCAACATCTCGCTGAGCCCGTCGGCATATTTTCCCGCCGCATCGGATGTTTATCTCGTCGAGTAG
- a CDS encoding formylmethanofuran dehydrogenase subunit B, which translates to MSETWNHVACPGCSCLCDDLSVQFDGDRLLSFEPACPRGEQWFRSRCESEPRGPQVAGVDVDYDSALAVAVEILRAADYPLIYGLSQSATPGQRAAIALADALGGVVDTTASLDHSAAIMALQEVGEVTCTLGEIRNRADLVIFWGCDPASSHPRHAERYSIHPRGRWLPGGRADRTVVMIGTAGQVEQCRLDAEGTTPDITIAIPPGQDFETLSMLRRLIRGDQVADVPAPLEQLVPLMKGCKYGVFFYGLGLGGDADREVATTAPIDHVNVAALLQLVAELNRFARFTARRMGRHGEVSGADNVVCWQTGYPFAVDFSCGYPRHNPSEFSADGLLARGDVDAVVLVGAETIPRFSAAARKHLESIPTILLDHPGSQSLFQPTVEFSTAVYGLHAAGTTFRMDNVPIALRAMVPTKLPNDADVLSDLMNALAIEGPV; encoded by the coding sequence TTGTCCGAAACCTGGAATCACGTCGCCTGTCCGGGTTGCAGTTGTCTCTGCGATGATCTTTCCGTGCAGTTCGACGGCGATCGGCTTTTGTCGTTCGAACCGGCGTGCCCGCGCGGAGAACAGTGGTTTCGCTCACGATGCGAATCGGAGCCTCGCGGACCGCAGGTCGCCGGAGTCGATGTCGACTACGATTCCGCCCTCGCCGTGGCGGTCGAGATCCTTCGCGCCGCCGACTATCCGCTGATCTATGGACTTTCCCAAAGTGCGACGCCCGGTCAACGCGCGGCGATCGCTTTGGCGGATGCCTTGGGCGGCGTGGTCGATACGACCGCTTCTTTGGATCACTCCGCCGCGATCATGGCATTGCAGGAGGTTGGCGAAGTCACCTGCACACTAGGCGAGATCCGCAATCGCGCCGATCTTGTCATCTTCTGGGGTTGCGATCCGGCAAGCTCCCATCCGCGACATGCGGAACGCTATTCGATTCATCCTCGCGGCCGTTGGTTGCCCGGCGGACGAGCCGACCGCACCGTGGTGATGATCGGCACCGCAGGGCAAGTTGAACAATGTCGATTGGACGCCGAGGGGACGACGCCGGACATCACGATTGCGATCCCGCCGGGACAGGATTTTGAAACCCTTTCGATGCTGCGACGCCTCATCCGCGGAGACCAAGTCGCCGATGTACCGGCACCGCTGGAACAACTGGTTCCGCTGATGAAGGGCTGCAAATATGGAGTCTTCTTTTATGGGCTGGGGCTCGGCGGCGACGCCGACCGCGAGGTGGCGACGACAGCGCCAATCGATCACGTGAACGTTGCGGCACTGCTGCAATTGGTCGCCGAACTCAATCGGTTCGCCCGATTCACGGCCCGGCGGATGGGGCGGCACGGGGAGGTTTCGGGAGCGGACAATGTCGTCTGTTGGCAGACCGGATATCCTTTTGCGGTCGATTTCTCTTGCGGTTACCCGCGTCACAATCCGAGCGAGTTCTCTGCCGATGGGCTGCTGGCGCGAGGCGATGTCGACGCGGTGGTTTTGGTGGGTGCCGAAACGATTCCTAGGTTCTCGGCGGCCGCACGAAAACATCTGGAATCGATCCCCACTATTCTGTTAGACCATCCCGGTTCGCAATCGCTGTTCCAGCCGACGGTCGAATTCAGCACCGCGGTCTACGGTCTCCACGCGGCCGGAACGACCTTTCGGATGGACAATGTGCCGATCGCCCTGCGAGCGATGGTGCCGACGAAGCTGCCTAACGATGCCGACGTGCTGAGCGATCTGATGAATGCGTTAGCGATCGAAGGGCCCGTTTAG
- a CDS encoding XylR family transcriptional regulator, with the protein MKIVQQRRSVALLVETSNAYARGVLAGIIDYIQQHQRWSLVLPEQERGARPPDWLQRWQGDGIIARIETDEIAQAIRRTQCPVVDVSAARHLPGVPWVETDDDAIARIAVEHLVERGFRHLAFCGDSGFNWSQWRQQAFEQYVQQAGGTYYQYDSIPRHDPEYSWNSERARLAQWVEQLPHPIGIFACYDIKAQQLLDVCRELNIAVPEQIAVLGVDNDRLLCDLADPPLSSVSCNTRRTGYEAAAMLDRMMAGDTIGAEKVLLEPLGIQTRQSTDILATDDPDVAAAVRFIREHACDGIKVVDVLNEVPVSRRVLEKRFLKILGRSPHEEITRLKIDRVKQLLVQTDLSLAEIARRTGYRHDEYLSVAFKNVVGVQPSKYRQSAKTST; encoded by the coding sequence ATGAAGATTGTGCAACAGCGTCGCTCAGTGGCTCTGCTAGTCGAAACATCCAACGCCTACGCCCGCGGCGTCTTGGCTGGCATCATCGATTACATCCAGCAACATCAACGCTGGTCGCTGGTGTTGCCGGAGCAGGAACGTGGCGCGCGGCCGCCCGACTGGCTGCAACGTTGGCAGGGAGATGGCATCATCGCTCGGATCGAGACCGACGAGATCGCTCAAGCGATTCGGCGCACCCAGTGCCCAGTCGTCGATGTCAGCGCGGCTCGCCATCTGCCCGGCGTCCCCTGGGTCGAAACCGACGACGATGCGATCGCTCGGATCGCCGTCGAACATCTTGTCGAGCGAGGTTTCCGGCACCTCGCCTTCTGTGGCGATTCGGGATTCAATTGGTCGCAGTGGCGGCAACAAGCCTTCGAGCAATACGTCCAGCAAGCCGGCGGTACCTATTACCAATACGATTCGATCCCCCGCCACGATCCCGAATACTCGTGGAACAGCGAACGGGCGCGGCTCGCCCAATGGGTCGAGCAACTGCCGCATCCGATCGGAATCTTTGCCTGTTACGACATCAAAGCGCAGCAATTGCTGGACGTCTGCCGCGAGCTGAACATCGCCGTTCCCGAACAGATCGCCGTGCTTGGTGTCGACAACGACCGCTTGTTGTGCGACCTCGCCGACCCGCCGCTTTCGAGCGTCAGTTGCAACACGCGGCGGACCGGATACGAAGCCGCGGCAATGCTGGACCGGATGATGGCGGGAGACACGATCGGGGCGGAGAAGGTTTTGCTGGAACCGTTGGGAATTCAGACTCGCCAGTCGACCGACATCTTGGCGACCGACGATCCCGATGTCGCCGCGGCGGTCCGTTTTATCCGCGAGCACGCTTGCGACGGAATCAAAGTTGTCGACGTGCTGAACGAGGTCCCTGTCTCGCGGCGAGTGCTGGAAAAACGGTTCCTCAAAATCCTGGGGCGCTCGCCGCACGAAGAGATCACGCGGCTGAAGATCGATCGCGTCAAACAACTGCTGGTGCAAACCGATCTCTCGCTCGCCGAGATCGCTCGCCGCACCGGATACCGCCACGACGAATACCTCTCGGTGGCATTCAAGAACGTCGTTGGAGTTCAACCGAGCAAATACCGCCAATCGGCGAAGACATCGACTTGA
- a CDS encoding Gfo/Idh/MocA family protein, whose product MNGKVNGAMIGLGFGAEFLPIYAAHPQANIGAICRRNAAELEKTGNQFGIEKRYTDYDAVLADPEIDFVHINSPIPDHAWMTLKALDAGKHVMCTVPMATTIEDCQKIVEKVKATGLKYMMAETVVYSREYLFIKEMFTKGELGKIQHLAASHPQDMDGWPSYWEQMIPMHYATHAVSPCLGLVDGLAEYVSCFGSGTVRDDIAEKSGNKFAVESCHIKVKDSDLTAHIWRFLYDVARQYRESFDVYGTKKSFEWTLVENEPHVLHTAKKPEPEIAEKVEVPDYAHLLPAEIQKFTQPAEIHDSEHLSFIQGGGHGGSHPHLVHEFVSALKEDRDPMPNAVTSANWTCVGICAHQSALRGGEIVRLPEFTLG is encoded by the coding sequence ATGAACGGAAAAGTAAACGGGGCGATGATTGGGCTGGGGTTTGGAGCTGAGTTTTTGCCGATCTATGCGGCGCATCCTCAGGCGAACATCGGGGCGATCTGCCGCCGCAACGCTGCCGAACTGGAGAAGACGGGGAATCAGTTCGGGATCGAAAAGCGATACACCGACTACGACGCCGTCCTTGCCGATCCCGAGATCGATTTTGTCCACATCAACAGCCCGATCCCCGACCACGCCTGGATGACGCTCAAGGCGTTGGACGCGGGCAAGCATGTGATGTGCACCGTTCCGATGGCGACGACGATCGAGGATTGCCAGAAGATCGTCGAGAAGGTCAAAGCGACGGGGCTCAAATACATGATGGCCGAAACGGTTGTCTACAGCCGCGAGTATCTGTTCATCAAAGAGATGTTCACCAAGGGAGAGTTGGGGAAGATCCAGCACTTGGCCGCTTCGCATCCGCAAGACATGGACGGCTGGCCAAGCTATTGGGAACAGATGATCCCGATGCATTACGCCACGCATGCGGTCAGTCCCTGTCTGGGCTTGGTCGATGGACTGGCAGAATACGTCAGCTGCTTCGGGTCGGGAACGGTCCGCGACGACATCGCGGAGAAGTCGGGGAACAAGTTCGCCGTCGAAAGTTGTCACATCAAGGTCAAGGATAGCGATCTGACGGCGCACATCTGGCGATTCTTATACGACGTTGCTCGACAGTACCGCGAGAGTTTTGATGTCTACGGAACGAAGAAGAGTTTTGAGTGGACGCTTGTGGAAAACGAACCGCACGTGCTTCATACCGCCAAGAAACCGGAGCCGGAGATTGCGGAGAAGGTGGAGGTGCCCGATTATGCCCATCTGTTACCCGCCGAGATTCAGAAGTTCACGCAACCGGCGGAGATTCACGATTCCGAACACCTCTCCTTTATCCAAGGTGGCGGTCACGGCGGTTCACATCCGCACTTGGTGCACGAGTTCGTTTCGGCATTAAAGGAGGATCGCGATCCGATGCCCAATGCGGTGACCAGCGCCAACTGGACCTGCGTTGGAATCTGTGCGCATCAATCGGCGCTTCGCGGCGGTGAGATCGTTCGCCTGCCCGAGTTCACATTGGGCTAA
- a CDS encoding CpaF family protein produces the protein METIKIYEETTRHFLLPIKPLLDDDDVSEILINGHETIFFEKAGRLYRSELRFPDEASLMAAVRNIAEFVNRIVDRDNHSMDARLPDGSRVHVIIPPSSRGGPHVSIRKFKRSTFNLDSLVDWGSLSAAAAEFLKIVVQIHKNTIISGGTGTGKTSMLNALSASIPEHERIVVIEDSSELQLHQPHTVYLEAQPAAPDGRGRVSIQDLFVDSLRMRPDRIVVGEVRRGEALDMIQSMLSGHAGALTTTHANTPLDAMIRLETMCLMSGVDMPVHVARRQVASAVHLVIQLRRYDDGSRRVHSIEEILGLDDQGMYIAHPLYEFQTTGRDDDGMLIGAMQPTGNVATFSKEAYALGFGNTIDLCRSVLPPNGSEAEQ, from the coding sequence ATGGAAACGATCAAGATTTACGAAGAGACGACGCGACACTTTCTGTTGCCTATCAAACCTCTGCTGGACGATGACGACGTATCAGAAATTCTAATCAACGGCCACGAAACGATCTTCTTTGAAAAGGCGGGCCGCTTGTATCGGTCGGAACTGCGGTTTCCCGACGAAGCTTCGTTAATGGCCGCAGTACGCAACATCGCGGAATTTGTCAACCGAATCGTCGACCGCGACAACCACAGCATGGACGCTCGCCTGCCCGACGGATCCCGCGTCCACGTGATCATCCCTCCCAGCTCCCGAGGCGGGCCGCACGTCTCGATACGCAAGTTCAAACGCTCGACGTTCAACTTGGATTCTTTGGTCGACTGGGGCAGCCTGAGCGCCGCTGCCGCGGAATTCCTAAAGATCGTGGTGCAGATTCACAAGAACACGATCATCAGCGGAGGCACCGGCACCGGCAAGACGTCGATGCTCAATGCGCTCTCGGCGTCGATCCCCGAGCACGAACGGATCGTCGTTATCGAAGACAGTTCCGAGCTCCAGTTGCATCAACCCCACACCGTCTATCTGGAAGCGCAACCCGCCGCCCCCGATGGTCGCGGGCGGGTCAGCATTCAAGATCTGTTTGTCGATTCGCTGCGGATGCGTCCCGACCGGATCGTCGTCGGTGAAGTTCGACGCGGTGAAGCGTTGGACATGATCCAATCGATGCTCTCGGGACACGCCGGTGCGTTGACAACAACGCACGCCAACACACCGCTGGACGCGATGATTCGCCTAGAGACGATGTGCCTGATGTCGGGCGTCGACATGCCCGTCCATGTCGCCCGACGCCAAGTCGCGTCGGCAGTCCATCTTGTGATTCAGCTCCGCCGCTACGACGACGGTTCACGCCGCGTCCATTCGATCGAAGAGATCCTCGGACTCGACGACCAAGGCATGTACATCGCCCATCCGTTATACGAATTCCAAACGACCGGACGCGATGACGACGGGATGCTCATCGGTGCGATGCAGCCCACCGGCAACGTTGCCACGTTTTCAAAAGAGGCCTACGCGCTGGGTTTCGGCAACACCATCGATCTCTGCCGGTCCGTGCTTCCCCCCAACGGAAGCGAAGCCGAGCAATAA